The following are encoded in a window of Cydia splendana chromosome 6, ilCydSple1.2, whole genome shotgun sequence genomic DNA:
- the LOC134791866 gene encoding large ribosomal subunit protein eL29, giving the protein MAKSKNHTNHNQNRKAHRNGIKKPKKFRHESTLGMDPKFLRNQRFCLKGNLKPAKQIARAAEKKATREAKAKK; this is encoded by the exons ATGGCGAAGTCCAAGAACCACACAAATCATAACCAAA ACCGCAAGGCCCACAGGAATGGGATCAAGAAGCCTAAGAAGTTCAGGCACGAATCTACCCTTGGA ATGGACCCTAAATTCCTGAGGAACCAGAGGTTCTGCCTGAAGGGCAACCTGAAGCCCGCCAAGCAGATCGCGAGGGCGGCCGAGAAGAAGGCCACGAGGGAAGCCAAGGCCAAGAAATGA
- the LOC134791867 gene encoding gem-associated protein 6-like gives MDEDQQALVRNFDSIKDDPETLLSYVDKFVKIQVIKNRCFTGFLHSIDPISLSVILSVPHEGSYRTTVIPGHAVQDIQEETLSDDIKPPTRKAVTEPTESDKIQRKAQLIAWFKKNLLPLTENGDDLIIGNVSVLPPYDVKDICAENPVVFMQFRKLMESMPPNFQA, from the exons ATGGATGAAGATCAGCAGGCTTTAGTAAGAAATTTCGATTCAATTAAAGATGATCCAGAAACCCTACTTTCATACGTCGATAAGTTTGTGAAAATCCAAGTTATAAAAAACAGGTGTTTTACGGGCTTTCTACATTCTATTGATCCTATTAGTCTCAG TGTTATTCTCTCAGTACCACATGAAGGAAGTTACCGAACCACTGTTATACCTGGGCATGCAGTACAAGATATACAAGAGGAAACCCTAAGTGATGATATCAAGCCACCTACTCGGAAAGCAGTAACAGAGCCAACTGAATCTGACAAAATCCAGCGAAAAGCTCAGCTGATAGCCTGGTTTAAAAAGAATTTGTTGCCATTAACAGAAAATGGAGATGATTTAATAATTGGGAATGTTAGTGTGCTCCCGCCATACGATGTAAAAGACATTTGTGCTGAAAATCCGGTGGTATTTATGCAGTTTAGAAAACTAATGGAATCAATGCCTCCTAACTTTCAAGCTTAA